From the Nonlabens marinus S1-08 genome, one window contains:
- a CDS encoding DUF547 domain-containing protein, with the protein MKLKNIMLMVVMLGSFAFAKAQLSTFNTATKELFQARVMNGKVDYAAIKKDSKTLNTALNALMNIDLASLNANERKALFINAYNVFTIKGIVDAYPTASVMDINNFFDAKNYELGKKKVSLNELEKEMLFKEFSDARLHFVLVCGAVSCPPLQEKPFTAENVEFLLKKQTKAAINNPAIVKLDMHEKKAIVSKIFDWYNADFTKKQTLTAYINTYRENAIPDGFKVEYMDYDWSLNGK; encoded by the coding sequence ATGAAATTAAAGAATATAATGCTTATGGTAGTGATGTTGGGGAGTTTCGCTTTCGCGAAAGCGCAATTATCAACATTTAATACAGCTACTAAGGAATTGTTTCAAGCACGGGTTATGAACGGTAAGGTAGATTACGCGGCCATCAAGAAAGACTCTAAAACCTTGAACACGGCTCTGAACGCCTTAATGAATATAGATCTAGCTAGCCTTAACGCCAATGAACGCAAGGCATTATTCATCAATGCCTACAATGTTTTCACCATCAAGGGAATTGTGGATGCCTATCCTACGGCATCAGTAATGGACATCAATAACTTTTTTGACGCTAAAAATTACGAGCTAGGAAAGAAGAAAGTGTCCCTGAATGAACTAGAGAAAGAGATGCTTTTCAAAGAATTCTCAGATGCTCGCTTACATTTTGTTTTGGTTTGTGGTGCTGTAAGTTGCCCGCCATTACAAGAAAAACCATTTACCGCAGAAAATGTGGAGTTTCTATTAAAAAAACAAACTAAAGCGGCGATCAACAATCCAGCGATTGTTAAGCTAGACATGCATGAAAAGAAGGCAATCGTTTCAAAGATCTTTGACTGGTACAATGCAGATTTTACTAAAAAACAAACGCTGACCGCTTATATAAACACCTACCGTGAAAATGCCATTCCTGATGGTTTTAAGGTTGAATACATGGATTATGATTGGAGTCTTAATGGAAAATAA
- a CDS encoding NAD(P)/FAD-dependent oxidoreductase, which translates to MEHIVILGNGIAGITAARHIRKLSDKRITVISAETDYFFSRTALMYVYMGHMKFENTQPYENWFWEKNRIDLKRGYVKHVYTDSKTLSLETGEQFKYDKLVLATGSIPSKYGWPGENIQGVQGLVSKQDLEMLEINAPNNEVCKRAVLIGGGLIGVELSEMLHTRKIPVTFLVREEGFWRGVLPKADASMISDHIISHGIDLRHGEELEEIIGDENGRVKAIKTKNGETIECNLVGICTGVRPQIGFLAGSGIETDKGILVDRYLQTNIEGVYAIGDCAQQREPVGERKAVEAVWYTSRMMGETLAQTLCGNPMKWIPGPWFNSAKFMDIEYQTYGWVWNEPKEGHEHYHWQDDKNERAITIEYDVASRTFIGINTFGIRMKHDVFDKWLRDGATVDVVISRLNESAFDPEFYKSCFKTIKKDFQEQKTTS; encoded by the coding sequence ATGGAACACATCGTTATCCTGGGTAACGGCATCGCAGGAATTACGGCCGCCCGACACATACGTAAATTGTCGGACAAGCGTATTACCGTGATCAGTGCAGAGACCGATTATTTCTTCTCCCGCACCGCACTGATGTATGTTTACATGGGACATATGAAGTTTGAAAACACCCAGCCTTATGAGAACTGGTTTTGGGAAAAGAATCGGATTGATCTAAAACGTGGCTATGTCAAGCATGTTTATACAGATTCCAAAACCCTGTCTTTGGAAACCGGTGAGCAGTTCAAGTACGATAAACTGGTGCTGGCTACAGGTAGCATACCCAGCAAATATGGCTGGCCGGGAGAAAATATTCAAGGTGTCCAGGGTCTGGTTTCTAAACAGGATCTGGAAATGCTGGAAATCAATGCGCCCAATAATGAAGTTTGTAAACGAGCGGTACTGATAGGTGGGGGTTTGATAGGAGTGGAGCTGTCAGAAATGTTACACACCCGAAAGATACCGGTCACTTTTCTGGTAAGGGAAGAAGGATTCTGGAGAGGAGTTTTACCTAAAGCTGACGCGAGTATGATCTCTGACCATATCATCTCTCATGGAATTGACCTGCGGCATGGAGAAGAACTGGAAGAAATTATAGGCGATGAAAATGGCCGGGTAAAAGCAATAAAAACAAAAAATGGTGAAACCATTGAGTGCAACCTCGTTGGGATTTGCACAGGTGTGCGACCACAAATAGGCTTTCTTGCCGGTAGCGGTATAGAAACAGATAAGGGAATTCTTGTAGATCGATATTTACAAACTAACATTGAAGGTGTATACGCTATAGGTGATTGTGCCCAGCAACGCGAGCCGGTAGGGGAGCGCAAGGCAGTGGAAGCAGTCTGGTACACCAGTCGCATGATGGGAGAAACCCTGGCCCAGACTTTATGTGGTAATCCCATGAAGTGGATTCCGGGACCCTGGTTTAACAGCGCCAAGTTTATGGACATTGAATACCAGACTTATGGATGGGTGTGGAATGAACCTAAAGAAGGTCACGAACATTACCACTGGCAGGACGACAAGAATGAGCGTGCCATTACCATTGAATATGATGTAGCTTCCAGGACCTTTATAGGAATCAACACCTTTGGCATTCGTATGAAGCATGATGTGTTTGATAAATGGTTGCGGGATGGAGCGACTGTTGATGTCGTGATATCGCGTTTAAATGAATCTGCCTTTGATCCTGAATTTTATAAAAGCTGTTTTAAGACCATCAAAAAAGATTTCCAAGAACAAAAAACCACGTCCTAA
- a CDS encoding 4Fe-4S binding protein produces the protein MSDFQRNMSLTGEPPKSLTPGQKISTAVGFFGLAVLILANFNVNFPNKTLWLTIALSSILLGVIGFSWASYAGKNAGIKNDGVMFKSFTSRGLLAWIGILTLSGFYVILYFYPEYLGLVQDGENTGVIALFDPLSQLLSGQPASQWFVYGVFYTLAIVSFGIKFIWKYRHNRYEIIRTISVMFFQTSFAFMIPQIMISLNQPYYDFKNVWPLNYDLFAGYRLDQFLSAGNFGVAMLIFGVASILIITPILTFKYGKRWYCSWVCGCGGLAETAGDPFRHLSNKKLYAWNIERWVVHSVVVFVVVMTTAVVYSYLKGNESASSIGSWNDFSDKVVFIGAQDQKPIHEVVLAAQEAGASRVVYVDRSESESPIELASKEDINIPFHVVNEENNAGSIQKIKEQKQATLVPVDESKSAFTIVEGTQSAFFDNVWLSKEAFVWGVIGLLTLIFGLVFIFRRDRLAKDAKIGAIGYFVIVIGLLLFTYFDPSTNLFLFESWKLNQFYGFLIGAIFSGVIGTGFYPIFGNRVWCRFGCPMAAILGFQQRMFSRFRITTNGGQCISCGNCSVYCEMGIDVRAYAQKGENIIRSSCVGCGICSAVCPRGVLKLENGPLEGRINSDAVLQGQDPDLMALLSNNKNS, from the coding sequence ATGTCCGACTTCCAGCGTAATATGTCACTCACCGGTGAACCACCCAAATCTCTGACTCCTGGTCAAAAGATCTCTACCGCAGTAGGTTTTTTCGGTTTGGCGGTTCTGATACTGGCTAACTTCAATGTGAATTTTCCTAATAAAACCTTATGGTTAACCATCGCGTTAAGCAGCATCCTTTTAGGGGTGATAGGTTTCTCTTGGGCTTCTTATGCAGGAAAAAATGCCGGTATCAAAAATGACGGCGTGATGTTCAAATCCTTTACCAGTCGTGGATTATTGGCATGGATTGGAATATTGACACTCAGCGGTTTTTATGTGATCCTTTATTTTTACCCTGAATATTTGGGTCTTGTACAAGATGGCGAGAATACTGGTGTTATCGCACTGTTTGATCCCTTATCCCAACTATTGAGTGGCCAACCTGCGAGCCAGTGGTTTGTTTACGGTGTTTTTTATACACTCGCCATAGTTTCTTTCGGGATAAAATTCATCTGGAAATACCGTCATAATAGGTATGAGATCATTCGTACCATAAGCGTGATGTTCTTTCAGACATCATTTGCTTTTATGATACCGCAAATAATGATAAGCCTTAACCAACCTTATTATGATTTTAAGAACGTATGGCCTCTTAATTATGACCTGTTTGCCGGTTACCGACTGGATCAGTTTTTAAGTGCAGGAAACTTTGGGGTGGCCATGTTGATTTTTGGGGTGGCTTCTATATTAATTATCACACCTATTTTGACATTCAAATATGGAAAGCGCTGGTATTGCAGTTGGGTTTGTGGATGCGGTGGACTGGCCGAAACTGCCGGTGACCCATTCCGTCATTTGTCCAATAAAAAACTTTATGCCTGGAATATAGAGCGCTGGGTCGTTCACAGTGTGGTGGTATTTGTGGTGGTCATGACAACCGCAGTGGTTTATTCCTATTTAAAAGGAAACGAATCAGCTTCAAGTATAGGCTCCTGGAATGACTTTAGTGACAAAGTGGTTTTTATAGGTGCTCAGGATCAAAAACCCATACACGAGGTAGTCCTTGCCGCACAGGAAGCAGGTGCCTCCAGAGTGGTTTACGTAGATCGTTCAGAATCTGAAAGTCCCATAGAATTAGCATCTAAAGAAGATATCAACATTCCTTTTCATGTCGTTAATGAAGAGAATAATGCTGGGAGTATTCAAAAAATTAAAGAACAGAAACAAGCGACCCTAGTTCCCGTGGATGAAAGCAAGTCTGCTTTTACTATTGTAGAAGGCACCCAAAGCGCCTTTTTTGACAATGTCTGGCTCAGTAAAGAAGCCTTTGTTTGGGGAGTTATTGGTTTATTGACCCTCATATTTGGCCTGGTTTTTATCTTTCGCAGGGACCGGTTGGCTAAAGACGCTAAAATTGGCGCTATAGGCTATTTCGTCATCGTCATTGGGCTGCTGTTATTCACTTATTTTGACCCTTCGACTAACTTGTTTTTGTTTGAGTCCTGGAAACTCAATCAATTTTATGGCTTCCTCATTGGTGCCATTTTCTCTGGAGTGATTGGCACCGGCTTTTATCCCATTTTTGGAAATCGGGTATGGTGCAGGTTTGGTTGTCCCATGGCAGCGATACTTGGCTTTCAGCAGCGTATGTTTTCGAGATTCCGCATTACTACTAATGGCGGGCAGTGCATTTCCTGCGGGAATTGCTCAGTGTACTGTGAGATGGGAATTGATGTGCGGGCCTATGCTCAAAAGGGTGAAAATATCATACGTTCCAGCTGCGTGGGCTGTGGTATTTGTAGTGCGGTTTGCCCGCGTGGAGTTTTAAAGTTGGAAAACGGCCCTTTAGAAGGTCGCATCAACAGCGATGCGGTATTGCAGGGTCAGGATCCAGATTTGATGGCCTTGTTGAGCAATAATAAAAATTCCTAA
- a CDS encoding SDR family NAD(P)-dependent oxidoreductase — translation MKKTVIVTGAASGLGKAIAMRFGKEGYNVVVSDIDKDDSEEVVKAIKEAGGSSHFIKADVSKKSECETLVAKTVEKFGALHAAVNNAGVSGEMALTADYPQENYEKVIAINQNGVLYGCQAQIPAMLEAGGGAIVNMSSMLGSVGSAQSVAYVMAKHAVVGLTKTAGIEYAKKGIRINAVGPGYIETPLLEVLDEEQREQLVEAHPIGRFGKPDEVANLVYWLASDEASFVSGSYHVIDGGYTAK, via the coding sequence ATGAAAAAGACAGTCATAGTTACAGGAGCCGCGAGCGGATTGGGAAAAGCGATCGCGATGAGATTCGGCAAAGAAGGTTACAATGTCGTGGTTTCCGATATCGATAAAGACGATTCTGAAGAAGTGGTAAAAGCCATTAAAGAGGCTGGTGGATCATCCCATTTTATTAAAGCAGACGTTTCTAAAAAGTCGGAATGTGAAACTTTGGTCGCTAAAACCGTAGAGAAATTTGGCGCGCTGCACGCAGCGGTCAACAATGCTGGAGTTAGTGGAGAAATGGCGCTGACGGCAGACTATCCTCAAGAAAATTACGAAAAGGTCATTGCCATCAATCAAAACGGAGTCTTATATGGTTGCCAAGCGCAAATTCCAGCCATGTTAGAAGCTGGTGGTGGGGCGATCGTCAATATGTCTAGCATGCTAGGATCTGTTGGTTCTGCACAATCAGTAGCTTATGTTATGGCTAAACATGCGGTAGTTGGATTGACTAAAACTGCTGGGATCGAATATGCCAAAAAAGGAATACGTATCAATGCCGTAGGTCCAGGATATATCGAGACGCCATTATTAGAAGTGTTGGATGAAGAGCAAAGAGAACAACTCGTTGAAGCGCATCCTATAGGCCGATTTGGAAAACCTGATGAGGTGGCAAACTTAGTCTACTGGCTCGCCAGCGATGAGGCAAGTTTCGTGAGCGGATCCTATCATGTTATTGATGGAGGTTATACGGCGAAATAG
- a CDS encoding YpdA family putative bacillithiol disulfide reductase, translating to MENVFDVLIIGAGPIGIACALEAQKAGLDYVVIEKGPLVNSLYNYPANMRFFSTSEKLEIDGIPFISKEAKPSKQEALEYYRRIATSNKLNIRLFEKVEKVQKKGHYEVITNKSSYSAEHIIIASGFYDTPNKLKVPGEDLEKVTHYYNDPHLYAFQKVAIVGASNSAVDAALEIYRKGGDVTMIVRGQAIGDRVKYWVKPDIENRIKEGAIKAYFNSKITEIQQNQITIDHDGKTIELENDFVVALTGYQPNFDFLYMMGIDLQGSKQIPDYDPETMETNVEGVYLAGVICGGMETHKWFIENSRVHATMIIDDMIGKRKTTI from the coding sequence ATGGAGAACGTTTTTGATGTATTGATCATAGGTGCAGGACCTATTGGAATTGCCTGTGCATTGGAGGCTCAAAAAGCAGGGTTAGATTATGTGGTCATTGAAAAGGGTCCTCTTGTAAATTCGCTTTATAATTACCCTGCAAACATGCGCTTTTTCTCCACCAGTGAGAAACTGGAGATCGATGGGATTCCATTTATTTCTAAAGAAGCTAAACCCAGCAAGCAAGAAGCACTGGAATATTACCGCCGTATCGCCACTTCCAATAAACTGAACATCCGCCTTTTTGAGAAAGTGGAGAAAGTCCAGAAAAAAGGGCATTATGAAGTCATCACAAACAAAAGTTCTTATTCCGCTGAACATATCATTATTGCCTCCGGGTTTTACGATACTCCTAACAAACTAAAAGTGCCAGGTGAAGATCTTGAAAAGGTCACTCATTACTACAATGACCCGCATTTGTATGCCTTTCAAAAGGTCGCGATAGTTGGTGCTAGCAATAGCGCTGTGGATGCAGCTCTCGAGATTTACCGTAAAGGTGGTGATGTTACCATGATCGTGCGCGGGCAGGCGATTGGTGATCGCGTTAAATATTGGGTAAAGCCAGACATCGAAAACCGCATCAAAGAAGGCGCGATCAAAGCCTATTTCAATTCAAAAATCACAGAAATCCAACAGAATCAAATCACCATCGACCATGACGGCAAGACCATCGAACTGGAAAACGATTTTGTAGTGGCTTTAACCGGGTATCAACCCAATTTTGATTTCCTCTACATGATGGGAATAGATTTACAAGGAAGTAAACAAATCCCGGATTATGATCCTGAGACCATGGAAACCAATGTAGAAGGTGTTTATCTAGCTGGCGTTATTTGTGGAGGTATGGAAACCCACAAATGGTTTATTGAAAACAGCCGTGTGCATGCTACTATGATTATCGATGATATGATAGGAAAACGAAAAACTACTATTTAA
- a CDS encoding DUF4174 domain-containing protein — MKKLVFLILILIAMTMDSQDLKKYQWQNRIVLVLSDDETNKNFKTQIESLKAASAGCAELKLVLYQVLPNQVTLHHFEAADKKPSPNSSDLYKEFMRSKDSFKFVLIGLDGSIKKEQSTIMETEELFSIIDGMSIRQAEMKRKNES; from the coding sequence ATGAAAAAACTTGTTTTTCTTATTTTAATCTTAATCGCAATGACTATGGACTCTCAAGACCTTAAAAAATATCAATGGCAAAATAGAATTGTTTTAGTCTTGAGTGATGATGAAACAAACAAGAATTTCAAGACACAGATTGAAAGTCTGAAAGCTGCGAGCGCTGGCTGTGCAGAACTTAAACTGGTGCTGTATCAAGTTCTACCTAATCAGGTCACGTTGCACCATTTTGAAGCTGCAGACAAAAAACCATCACCCAACTCTTCTGATCTCTATAAGGAATTCATGAGATCAAAAGATTCCTTCAAATTTGTACTCATAGGCCTGGATGGCAGTATCAAAAAAGAGCAATCAACCATAATGGAAACCGAAGAGTTATTTTCTATCATTGATGGTATGTCTATAAGGCAGGCAGAGATGAAGAGAAAAAATGAATCTTAA